A window of the Salvelinus alpinus chromosome 25, SLU_Salpinus.1, whole genome shotgun sequence genome harbors these coding sequences:
- the LOC139553759 gene encoding D-beta-hydroxybutyrate dehydrogenase, mitochondrial — MDTTVLTSFPFGRIIVSSVCAIFLLALMLLSYRGRTQAVIGVGRAVLITGCDSGFGHHLARRLDAQGFVVFAGCLFPNGDGAQTLHRESSSNMNILKLDVTKDEDVTQARTVVQSNLPEKGLWAVVNNAGISDWSETEWNSIDDYRNIAEVNLFGSIRTSLAFLPLVRTSKGRMVYVSSIFAFFNCLTMGAYSMSKRGLEAFADCLRVEMAGFGVKVSIIQPGNFGPATSILKRRTGTEIWEKLDEERQQMFNRQYVDLANNYHMSTCMTGNQDSSLVIDAMVDALTAYRPKRRYLLVSKLDMLFFYAFPYLPTRVTDAVFYLSPMYNKRKAMLYSK, encoded by the exons ATGGATACCACTGTTCTCACTTCCTTCCCCTTTGGAAGAATCATTGTCTCATCCGTTTGTGCGATCTTTCTCCTGGCCCTCATGCTCTTGTCGTACCGCGGCAGGACCCAAGCGGTGATAGGAGTGGGCCGTGCGGTACTGATAACGGGCTGTGACAGCGGATTCGGTCATCATCTGGCCCGCAGGCTGGATGCTCAGGGGTTTGTGGTCTTCGCCGGTTGTCTGTTTCCCAACGGAGATGGTGCCCAAACTCTGCACAGAGAGAGCTCCAGCAACATGAACATTCTCAAGCTAGACGTCACTAAAGATGAAGATGTGACACAGGCAAGGACTGTGGTCCAATCTAACCTGCCAGAGAAAG GGCTTTGGGCAGTTGTGAACAATGCTGGCATCTCAGACTGGTCAGAGACAGAGTGGAACTCCATTGATGATTATCGCAATATAGCTGAGGTCAACTTATTTGGCAGCATCAGGACCTCCCTAGCTTTCCTCCCATTGGTCCGTACCTCAAAAG GACGGATGGTGTACGTCTCAAGCATCTTTGCCTTCTTCAACTGTCTGACCATGGGGGCCTACAGTATGTCCAAGAGAGGACTGGAGGCGTTTGCAGACTGCCTACGGGTAGAGATGGCCGGTTTTGGAGTAAAG GTGAGCATCATCCAGCCAGGTAACTTTGGTCCTGCTACCAGCATCCTGAAGAGGAGAACAGGGACAGAAATCTGGGAGAAACTGGACGAGGAGCGTCAACAGATGTTCAACAGACAGTATGTGGACCTGGCTAATAACTACCACATGTCTACATGTATGACTGGCAACCAGGACAGCAGCCTGGTCATAGACGCTATGGTGGACGCCCTCACAGCGTACAGACCTAAACGCAGATATCTGTTGGTCTCTAAGCTGGATATGTTGTTCTTCTATGCCTTTCCCTATCTGCCGACACGCGTCACTGATGCAGTTTTCTACCTCAGTCCCATGTACAACAAAAGAAAAGCAATGCTTTATTCCAAATAG